In a genomic window of Magnolia sinica isolate HGM2019 chromosome 16, MsV1, whole genome shotgun sequence:
- the LOC131229325 gene encoding senescence-specific cysteine protease SAG39-like: protein MASTCKCTMVAFFILISWATHALSRTLHETSSMSERHEVWMAHHGRIYMDAMEKEVRFKIFKDNVQQIETFNNAGEKSYKLSINEFADLKNEEFIASRNGFRPSQMKATKETSFMYENVTLAPVSMDWRKKGAVTPIKDQGQCGCCWAFSAVAAMEGITQLSTGRLLSLSEQELVDCDIKGVDQGCGGGLMDDAFLFIQHNHGLTTDVNYPYEGTDGTCNPKKSSIHAAQINGHEDVPANSEKALLKAVTNQPVSVAIDAGGFAFQFYSSGVFTGECGTDLNHGVTAVGYGTADDGTNYWLVKNSWGTGWGEDGYIRMQRDVEAKEGLCGIAMQASYPTV from the exons ATGGCTTCAACCTGCAAATGTACAATGGTAGCTTTCTTCATCTTGATCTCATGGGCCACTCATGCCTTGTCACGCACTCTCCATGAGACATCATCAATGTCTGAGAGGCACGAGGTATGGATGGCCCACCACGGGCGTATTTACATGGATGCAATGGAGAAGGAGGTACGTTTCAAGATATTCAAGGACAACGTCCAACAGATAGAAACTTTCAACAATGCTGGGGAAAAATCATACAAGCTAAGCATCAATGAATTCGCTGAtttaaagaatgaagaattcatagcCTCTCGGAACGGGTTTAGGCCATCTCAAATGAAGGCAACAAAGGAGACGTCCTTCATGTACGAGAATGTAACTTTGGCGCCTGTTAGCATGGACTGGAGAAAGAAAGGAGCGGTCACCCCCATCAAGGACCAAGGCCAATGTG GATGTTGTTGGGCATTCTCAGCAGTAGCAGCTATGGAAGGAATTACACAGCTCAGTACAGGGAGGCTCCTTTCTCTATCCGAGCAAGAGCTGGTGGACTGTGACATCAAAGGTGTGGATCAAGGGTGTGGGGGTGGTCTCATGGATGATGCCTTCCTATTCATTCAACACAACCATGGCCTTACGACGGATGTTAACTATCCCTATGAAGGAACTGATGGCACTTGCAACCCAAAGAAATCATCGATTCATGCGGCCCAGATTAACGGTCATGAAGATGTGCCGGCGAACAGTGAGAAAGCACTACTGAAGGCTGTGACCAACCAACCAGTTTCCGTTGCCATTGATGCTGGCGGGTTCGCATTCCAATTCTACTCAAGCGGCGTCTTTACGGGAGAATGTGGTACTGATCTCAACCATGGTGTTACAGCCGTCGGTTATGGGACCGCCGATGATGGGACCAATTACTGGCTAGTGAAGAACTCATGGGGCACTGGGTGGGGTGAAGATGGCTACATAAGGATGCAAAGGGATGTTGAGGCTAAGGAAGGTTTGTGTGGCATTGCCATGCAGGCCTCTTACCCAACTgtttaa
- the LOC131228769 gene encoding uncharacterized protein LOC131228769: MAPGGRVCCSCTGSTPSTRDATEPASPSHVASQASDPSVVYTPGTASSSTCRRGRGPTRGLLLERLTHEGRVMVKFLQDCIRPVWNSAMLFTSEVGVLCRFLIPPPPPLGRRNR; encoded by the exons atggcaccaggtgggagagtatGTTGTTcgtgcactggatctaccccttctacccgtgatgcgacggagccagcatcgccatcacatgttgcatcgcaggcgtCTGATCCATCAGTCGTGTatacaccgggcactgcat cgtcgtcgacctgccgacgaggacgtggacccacgcgtgggttacttttagagcgacttactcATGAGGGTAGGGTGATGGTAAAGTTCCTacaggactgcattagacctgttTGGAACAGTGCCAtgttgtttacgtcggaggtcggtgtcttatgccgattTCTGATCCCCCCACCACCCCCCTTAGGGAGACGTAACAGATGA